The Linepithema humile isolate Giens D197 chromosome 2, Lhum_UNIL_v1.0, whole genome shotgun sequence genome has a segment encoding these proteins:
- the LOC105677539 gene encoding nucleoredoxin-like → MAACINDEQVSPTNAVRKPSLTATGAAAAGKPLYWQHRLFGKQLARCSQVNDMKKSIDSTATSLIHEDGQPVCEIIGMYFSFVNPGATCDDFTRQLVELYSNVNGADNNGVGERGERRKRFEVVHVVLWSNVTDVLDFEESFRAHVADLPWLAVPNRDYERKTRLTRRYRIKAGVPTLILLEGTNGSVITRGGVERTVADPIGEEFPWRPPHPKATLEDGPLLPCGARGSNEPMLHEELRHCFKGVYFSAHWCPPCKAFTPQLVDTYQRIRERGHDFEVIFVSSDRSEDSYNAYTETMPWLRIPFTQEERRRKLARALDVQAIPTLVILDPRDNIITLDGRAELIEDPEGLNFPWTSRLLNILTEKYATSLHDAPAIILFVEGEDCEIQFGESVLLPAAEAYRKNQPDYDPNYDDPNDDTLQFYIALDCETSDILREFIDLDDAVPLLTAIDIPRGIYVVMEYGAEITVDSVQQFVDGFLNNQLPINKIAAVHKTSKTKEHVPA, encoded by the exons ATGGCCGCGTGTATCAACGATGAACAGGTATCTCCGACGAATGCCGTGAGAAAGCCGTCGTTGACGGCGACCGGCGCCGCCGCTGCCGGCAAGCCGTTGTACTGGCAACATCGGCTCTTCGGCAAACAGCTTGCACGTTGCAGTCAGGTTAACGACATGAAGAAGTCTATTGACTCGACGGCGACCTCGCTCATCCACGAGGACGGCCAGCCGGTCTGCGAGATCATCGGCATGTACTTCAGCTTCGTGAACCCCGGCGCGACCTGCGACGACTTCACGCGTCAGCTGGTCGAGCTCTACTCGAACGTTAACGGCGCGGACAACAACGGCGTCGGCGAGCGCGGcgagaggaggaagagattCGAGGTGGTACACGTGGTTCTCTGGAGCAACGTGACCGACGTGCTCGACTTCGAGGAGAGCTTTCGCGCCCATGTAGCCGATTTGCCTTGGCTCGCTGTGCCGAATCGGGATTACGAAAGGAAG ACAAGGCTCACTCGAAGGTATCGGATAAAAGCGGGCGTACCGACGTTGATTTTATTGGAGGGCACCAACGGGTCTGTAATAACAAGAGGTGGAGTGGAGCGAACTGTCGCCGATCCCATCGGCGAGGAATTCCCTTGGAGACCTCCACATCCAAAAGCCACGCTTGAGGATGGACCTCTTTTGCCGTGCGGCGCCCGCGGCAGCAATGAACCCATGTTGCACGAGGAGCTCCGTCATTGTTTCAAGGGAGTTTACTTTAGTGCACATTGG tGCCCACCTTGTAAAGCATTCACCCCGCAACTTGTGGACACATATCAACGAATCCGAGAGAGAGGTCACGATTTCGAAGTAATTTTCGTAAGTTCAGATAG GAGCGAGGACTCCTATAATGCGTACACGGAAACAATGCCTTGGTTAAGGATACCTTTCACTCAAGAAGAAAGACGTCGAAAATTGGCTAGGGCTCTCGACGTTCAAGCAATCCCAACTCTGGTCATTCTGGATCCTCGCGATAACATAATCACTCTGGATGGACGCGCCGAGTTAATCGAAGATCCGGAAGGACTG aaCTTTCCCTGGACAAGTAGATTGCTGAACattttaacagaaaagtacgcTACATCGTTACACGATGCTCCGGCTATTATCTTGTTTGTTG AGGGAGAAGACTGTGAGATTCAATTTGGAGAAAGCGTATTATTGCCAGCTGCAGAAGCATATAGAAAGAATCAGCCGGATTATGATCCAAATTATGATGATCCCAATGATGAtacattgcaattttatatagcTTTGGAC TGTGAAACTTCGGATATTCTCCGCGAATTCATTGATTTGGACGACGCAGTACCTCTTTTGACCGCTATCGACATTCCGCGAGGGATCTACGTAGTAATGGAGTACGGCGCTGAAATTACGGTGGACTCCGTACAACAGTTCGTCGATGGATTTCTCAACAATCAATTgccgataaataaaatagcggCAGTGCACAAAACATCAAAAACAAAGGAACACGTGCCGGCCTAA
- the Sbds gene encoding ribosome maturation protein SBDS, whose product MSKIFTPTNQIRLTNVAVVRMKKGGKRFEIACYKNKVISWRNKLEKDIDEVLQTHTIFTNVSKGQVAKKEDLVKAFGTDDHTEICKQILAKGELQVSDKERHSALESMFKDIATTVASKCINPETKRPYPVSMIENAMKDEIHFSVKPNRNAKQQALDVIAQLKAVMPLERAQMRLRIVIPEKEARRLKDKVIKLITKMETEEWDSGSLTMLCLIDPGQYRAIDELVRSETKGTALLELVNLQEVIEGEELLT is encoded by the exons ATGTCGAAGATATTTACACCAACGAATCAAATAAGATTGACGAACGTTGCTGTCGTTCGTATGAAGAAAGGTGGTAAACGATTCGAAATTGCCTGTTATAAGAACAAAGTAATATCCTGGAGAAACAAATT GGAAAAGGACATTGATGAAGTATTGCAAACACATACAATATTTACCAATGTATCAAAGGGCCAGGTTGCAAAAAAGGAAGATCTTGTGAAAGCTTTTGGCACAGATGATCACACTGAAATATGCAAACAAATTCTTGCAAAAGGTGAACTTCAAGTTTCCGACAAGGAAAGACATTCAGCATTGGAGTCCATGTTCAAAGATATTGCCACGACAGTTGCCAGTAAATGTATCAATCCAGAGACAAAGCGGCCATATCCAGTTTCCATGATCGAGAATGCCATGAAAGATGAAATACACTTTTCTGTTAAACCCAATCGCAATGCCAAACAACAAGCACTGGATGTCATCGCACAATTGAAAGCTGTGATGCCTTTGGAACGTGCACAGATGAGGCTCAGAATTGTCATTCCAGAAAAGGAGGCGAGAAGATTGAAAGATAAAGTGATCAAACTGATAACTAAAATGGAAACAGAGGAGTGGGACAGTGGATCCTTAACAATGCTCTGCTTAATCGATCCAGGTCAATATAGAGCAATAGATGAATTAGTCCGATCCGAAACAAAGGGCACTGCTTTACTTGAATTGGTTAATTTGCAAGAAGTAATTGAAGGCGAAGAACTCTTaacataa
- the Cdc45 gene encoding cell division control protein 45 homolog, giving the protein MFVTNLEKDFYSVIQKSRCLLLVNFDVDAISACRILQQLFKNDHIIYTLVSVRGIQDMVNAFEENCTEIKYVVMINCGGTLDLVELLEPDVSVVFFILDSHRPYDLCNIYSEHQVCILGKPDEDNEIPEYNDIFRDDSSDEEDPNEESDDESEDRQSKKRRLNEEDILRRGERRKWVENRATILFNYTQYSYYGKSSAIVVFEMAWNMSKDNLDMAWWAIVGSTEQSILNKVESRISVLEEGSLQAHVSRLSHRQGVDIDKQQQQQSIVKVTYDKDLQLALYRHWTVENSLKYSMSTAVSLRLWSIRGEQRLREVLAEMGLPLVQSRQLFRAMDLTFRQEFRQMVEKLAGKYNVNSVIGTSFTLQYGYRFKYCASDMVYAMLALLDSTTKDRQPQRCFLDALDCLSRTKKDVLEGGIEKAKLMLLNIFKTAQSILEAKQVKKFGSFLYLEVPEGNIDTHLFAHPHPLIMLAQFALKAYVNSSRNRRASEWPLVASAIFSAEEETCLLIGIPPVCEDQPRSLFGKAFEQAAKNKNCYIEADYFDTTIIRLKVEERPKFLDALTALLT; this is encoded by the exons ATGTTCGTGACGAATCTAGAGAAGGATTTCTACAGCGTGATACAAAAAAGT AGGTGTTTACTTCTGGTGAACTTTGACGTTGATGCAATCAGTGCCTGTAGAATATtacaacaactttttaaaaatgatcacATAATATATACTCTTGTATCTGTGCGAGGCATTCAGGATATGGTAAACgcttttgaagaaaattgtaCAGAG ataaaatatGTTGTTATGATAAACTGTGGTGGTACCTTAGATTTAGTGGAATTACTTGAACCAGATGTTTCTGTAGTATTTTTCATTCTCGACAGTCATAGGCCTTATGATTTATGCAACATATATTCAGAACATCAAGTATGCATTCTTGGTAAACCTGATGAAGACAATGAAATCCCagaatataatgatatatttcgaGATGATAgt TCAGATGAAGAGGACCCTAATGAAGAATCAGATGATGAAAGTGAAGACAGACAAAGCAAGAAACGAAGACTGAATGAAGAGGATATTTTGAGACGAGGCGAACGAAGAAAATGGGTTGAAAACAGAGcaacaattctttttaattatacacaatATAGTTATTATGGCAAATCA agTGCGATAGTAGTTTTTGAAATGGCTTGGAATATGTCAAAGGATAATTTAGATATGGCATGGTGGGCCATAGTTGGTTCAACAGAACAATCTATTCTTAATAAGGTGGAGTCACGAATATCTGTTCTTGAAGAAGGTTCTCTTCAAGCTCATGTTTCAAGGTTATCACACAGACAAGGTGTTGACATTGATAagcaacaacagcaacagAGTATTGTTAAAGTCACTTACGACAAAGA CCTCCAATTAGCATTGTATCGTCACTGGACTGTTGAAAATAgcttaaaatattcaatgtcAACTGCAGTGTCGCTGCGTCTTTGGTCCATTAGAGGGGAACAACGTTTGAGAGAAGTTTTAGCCGAAATGGGTTTACCTCTAGTGCAATCCAGACAACTGTTTCGTGCAATGGATCTTACTTTTAGACAAGAGTTTAGACAGATGGTTGAAAAGCTAGCTGGCAAATATAATGTCAATAGTGTTATTGGCACTAGTTTTACTCTCCAATATGGTTATCGTTTTAAATATTGTGCGTCGGATATGGTATATGCCATGTTGGCTTTACTGGATTCCACG aCAAAGGACAGGCAACCGCAGCGTTGTTTCTTAGACGCACTGGACTGTTTGTCACGCACGAAAAAGGACGTTTTAGAAGGCGGCATAGAAAAAGCAAAGCTTATGcttctcaatatttttaaaacagcaCAGAGTATACTGGAAGCTAAGCAAGTGAAGAAGTTCGGTTCCTTCTTGTATCTCGAGGTGCCAGAAGGGAATATTGACACTCATTTATTCGCGCATCCTCATCCTCTGATTATGCTGGCACAATTTGCCCTCAAAGCATACGTAAACTCTTCGAGAAACAGACGTGCTTCTGAATGGCCTCTTGTGGCCTCTGCGATATTTAGTGCAGAAGAAGAGACGTGCCTCCTTATTGGTATACCGCCAGTTTGCGAGGATCAGCCTAGAag tttatttgGAAAAGCGTTTGAGCAAGCTgcgaagaataaaaattgttacattgaGGCAGACTACTTTGATACTACAA taATAAGACTGAAAGTCGAAGAAAGACCGAAATTTCTTGATGCTTTAACAGCACTCCTTACGTGA
- the LOC105677597 gene encoding corrinoid adenosyltransferase MMAB-like, with the protein MELVRNVWRKSTFLYKTGMQCLPVRHSGTTTSNVAEVAVFSRDGDSGLGITDAGDTKPKDDMIFNALGVTDELSSYIGLAREFACDGKVEHPYVDKLKRVQMILFDLNHAISKSVPGKTRSFESKHTKDLEEWILEYANQLPPPEDYIIPGGGKACASLHVARTVCRRAERSITTLVRDGALDKEAQTYLNRLSDFLLTVSRIAAKCDQRTENIYIPRAEVTEEK; encoded by the exons ATGGAATTAGTGAGAAATGTATGGAGAAAgtctacttttttatataagaccGGTATGCAGTGTCTGCCTGTGAGACATAG TGGCACTACAACGTCAAATGTAGCCGAAGTGGCGGTGTTTTCACGAGATGGTGATTCAGGTCTAGGAATCACAGATGCCGGAGACACAAAACCAAAGGACGATATGATTTTCAATGCTCTCGGAGTGACCGATGAGTTGTCTTCTTACATAGGACTGGCGAGAGAGTTTGCTTGTGATGGAAAGGTTGAACATCCTTACGTCGATAAGCTTAAGAGAGTGcaaatgattttatttgacCTGAACCATGCCATATCAAAGTCTGTGCCTGGGAAGACCAGGTCCTTTGAAAGCAAACATACTAAAGATCTCGAAGAGTGGATTCTTGAATATGCGAATCAACTCCCTCCTCCAGAGGATTACATCATTCCA GGCGGTGGAAAAGCTTGCGCTTCCTTACATGTTGCACGAACAGTATGTAGGCGTGCCGAGAGAAGTATCACGACACTAGTGCGAGATGGTGCTTTGGATAAAGAGGCACAAACGTATTTGAATAGATTATCAGACTTCCTTTTAACAGTATCACGTATTGCAGCCAAATGTGATCAACgcacagaaaatatttatattccacGAGCGGAAGTGACGGAAGAAAAATGA